A portion of the Salinigranum marinum genome contains these proteins:
- the rdfA gene encoding rod-determining factor RdfA has protein sequence MSDTGSTPGPRGKVERVIEAYGLEGLGDELERRWTGAEGERESLRSLADRFNRAVLRRALDEVGASPLDGEVENTYRLLRGDDVSPGMRTEVRRQLERDGVDLDAVESDFVSHQAIHTYLREHRGAELEAEEESRIEKEARTIRRLQGRVSVVTESGITRLANAGDITIGDFDVLTDVQVYCGDCGSQYEAVELIERGGCDCETGEE, from the coding sequence ATGAGCGATACCGGGTCCACGCCGGGTCCGCGCGGAAAGGTCGAACGTGTCATCGAGGCGTACGGCCTTGAGGGGCTCGGCGACGAACTGGAGCGACGGTGGACGGGTGCGGAGGGGGAACGCGAGAGTCTCCGGAGCCTCGCCGACCGGTTCAACCGCGCGGTTCTCCGCAGGGCGCTCGACGAGGTGGGCGCGAGCCCGCTCGACGGCGAGGTGGAGAACACGTACCGGCTGCTCCGCGGCGACGACGTCAGCCCCGGGATGCGGACCGAGGTCCGCCGCCAGCTGGAGCGCGACGGCGTCGACCTCGACGCTGTCGAGTCGGACTTCGTCTCCCACCAGGCGATCCACACGTACCTCCGGGAGCACCGTGGCGCGGAACTCGAAGCCGAAGAGGAGTCGCGGATCGAAAAGGAAGCACGCACGATCCGCCGGCTCCAGGGACGGGTTTCGGTCGTCACGGAGAGCGGCATCACCCGGCTGGCGAACGCCGGCGACATCACGATCGGCGACTTCGACGTGTTGACCGACGTCCAGGTGTACTGCGGCGACTGCGGCTCGCAGTACGAGGCGGTCGAACTCATCGAACGCGGTGGCTGTGACTGCGAGACCGGCGAGGAGTAA
- a CDS encoding chromosome partitioning protein: protein MRVIGRTINLGMVVLVVVLATGTAGTTMVFLQSVEQLDQQNSQLRERNQALRTDLRETETELVSTRTELDELNRNLETTRGDVSQVSENLERSESRLDTARAELASAESELSGARENLQRTRSQLSGAEGDLRELRQRERSLRSELAGVETDNRDLRSEKAALQRELATVRDDAGRLQTRVDALESRVGRLEGDLRTACAAVEGPKPAVC from the coding sequence ATGCGAGTTATCGGTCGGACGATCAACCTCGGGATGGTGGTGCTCGTCGTGGTGCTCGCCACGGGCACGGCGGGCACGACGATGGTGTTCCTGCAGTCGGTCGAACAGCTCGACCAGCAGAACAGCCAGCTCCGCGAACGGAACCAGGCGCTCCGGACCGACCTCCGGGAGACGGAGACGGAGTTGGTGTCGACGCGCACCGAACTCGACGAGCTGAACCGCAACCTCGAGACGACGCGGGGCGACGTGAGCCAGGTGTCGGAGAACCTCGAACGGTCCGAGAGCCGCCTCGACACGGCGCGGGCCGAACTCGCGTCGGCGGAGTCGGAGCTGTCGGGCGCGCGAGAGAACCTCCAGCGCACGCGGTCGCAGCTGAGTGGGGCGGAGGGCGACCTCCGTGAGCTCCGCCAGCGCGAACGGTCGCTCCGGTCGGAGCTCGCGGGCGTCGAGACCGACAACCGCGACCTCCGGTCGGAGAAGGCCGCGCTCCAGCGAGAACTCGCCACCGTCAGGGACGACGCCGGCCGGCTCCAGACCCGCGTCGACGCGCTCGAATCACGGGTCGGCCGGCTGGAGGGCGACCTCCGGACCGCCTGTGCCGCCGTCGAGGGGCCGAAACCCGCCGTCTGCTGA
- a CDS encoding helix-turn-helix domain-containing protein, translating to MGKFDGIDPATLRDALAEATDAKATKRLMVALDYIDGTSVDDLSERYGIPRSTVYYWLSRFEERPVEEAITDEDRPGRPTKLDRSVIREVIDEGPASYGVDSDDEWSPAALRDVLDREFDVSYSEGHVRRLLAELSE from the coding sequence ATGGGCAAGTTCGACGGCATCGACCCCGCGACCCTTCGCGACGCGCTCGCCGAGGCGACGGACGCGAAGGCGACGAAACGACTCATGGTGGCGCTCGACTACATCGACGGCACCTCGGTCGACGATCTGAGCGAACGGTACGGCATCCCACGGTCGACCGTCTACTACTGGCTCTCGCGCTTCGAGGAGCGTCCGGTCGAGGAGGCGATCACCGACGAGGACCGACCGGGTCGACCGACGAAACTCGACCGGTCGGTGATCAGGGAGGTCATCGACGAGGGGCCGGCGTCGTACGGTGTCGACAGCGACGACGAGTGGTCGCCGGCCGCCCTCAGGGACGTCCTCGACCGCGAGTTCGACGTCTCGTACTCCGAGGGACACGTCCGCCGACTCCTCGCCGAACTCTCGGAGTGA
- a CDS encoding nicotinate phosphoribosyltransferase, giving the protein MTPPAFGSLTPETLALFTDRYELTMMQGYVRQEHNPEATFSLFFRSLPTDRGYVVAAGLEQALAAVTELSFGDRALAHLDDAGFDAAFLAYLDSFAFSGEVRAVPEGTVVFPNEPLVEVTAPLAEAQLFETILLNQLGFQSLVATKAARMRDVVERHGDAATLVDFGSRRAHGVDAGLKAARAASVGGFDGTSNVAAGEAFGVPTYGTMAHSWVQSFATERDAFTAFVDEYGDDSVLLIDTYDTVAGAELAREVAAEAGVDLQGVRLDSGDLVALSKRVAEVLPDVDLFISSGMDEYAIQEFLEHGGVGDGFGPGTALTTSKDAPALDVVYKLVAVERDGELRPSMKLSSGKATYPGPKRVGRVERDGEFVRDVLGRRDDDGAGRDLLVTVVDDGELVYDCPPLDEIRETTRRNVAALPAAVRTLRDPATYEVAVSDGLAAETEALRRRLESGS; this is encoded by the coding sequence ATGACACCTCCCGCGTTCGGCTCCCTGACGCCCGAGACGCTCGCGCTGTTCACCGACCGGTACGAACTCACCATGATGCAGGGGTACGTCCGCCAGGAGCACAATCCGGAGGCGACGTTCAGCCTCTTCTTCCGGTCGCTCCCGACCGACCGTGGCTACGTCGTCGCCGCGGGGCTCGAACAGGCGCTCGCGGCCGTGACGGAGCTGTCGTTCGGTGACCGCGCGCTCGCGCATCTGGACGACGCGGGCTTCGACGCGGCGTTCCTCGCGTACCTCGACTCGTTCGCGTTCTCGGGCGAGGTGCGTGCGGTGCCCGAGGGAACGGTCGTCTTCCCGAACGAGCCGCTCGTCGAGGTGACCGCTCCGCTCGCCGAGGCACAGCTGTTCGAGACGATCCTGCTCAACCAGCTCGGCTTTCAGAGCCTCGTCGCGACGAAGGCCGCGCGGATGCGCGACGTCGTCGAGCGACACGGCGACGCGGCGACGCTGGTGGACTTCGGCTCGCGTCGCGCGCACGGGGTCGACGCCGGGCTCAAGGCCGCCCGAGCGGCGTCCGTCGGCGGGTTCGACGGGACCTCGAACGTCGCGGCGGGCGAGGCGTTCGGGGTGCCCACGTACGGGACCATGGCGCACTCGTGGGTACAGAGCTTCGCGACCGAGCGCGACGCGTTCACCGCCTTCGTCGACGAGTACGGCGACGACAGCGTCCTCCTCATCGACACGTACGACACCGTCGCCGGGGCGGAGCTCGCGCGAGAGGTGGCGGCCGAGGCGGGCGTCGACCTCCAGGGAGTCCGGCTGGACTCGGGGGACCTCGTGGCGCTGTCGAAGCGGGTCGCCGAGGTGCTCCCGGACGTCGACCTGTTCATCTCCTCCGGCATGGACGAGTACGCGATCCAGGAGTTCCTCGAACACGGCGGCGTCGGCGACGGCTTCGGCCCGGGAACCGCGCTCACCACGAGCAAGGACGCCCCCGCGCTCGACGTCGTGTACAAGCTCGTCGCCGTCGAACGAGACGGGGAGTTGCGACCGAGCATGAAGCTCTCGTCGGGGAAGGCAACGTACCCCGGCCCCAAGCGCGTCGGGCGCGTCGAGCGCGACGGCGAGTTCGTCCGCGACGTGCTCGGCCGCCGCGACGACGACGGCGCGGGCCGTGACCTGCTCGTCACTGTGGTCGACGACGGCGAGCTCGTCTACGACTGTCCGCCGCTCGACGAGATCCGTGAGACGACGCGCCGAAACGTCGCGGCGCTTCCGGCGGCGGTTCGTACCCTCCGCGATCCGGCGACGTACGAGGTGGCCGTCAGCGACGGGCTCGCAGCCGAAACCGAGGCGCTCCGGCGACGGCTGGAGTCGGGTTCGTGA
- a CDS encoding COG1361 S-layer family protein yields the protein MKVRILAALVVLSVVVGAQPVAAEQVIGQPEIDLSVQDNRIGPGERTTLDIAVSNDGTLQRGGPAALEQRIKTARGLTVDIREDRIDAPIEVKSGSVTLGSLPDGAVGTASFQLETGESLQPGTYEIPVEISYSLTRSADYTESRSPPGYTDVSYAGSFRRQTTTITLVVDEEARFEIVPTEGNAVVAGDTSSFEFGLRNVGSETARSATVSLSTRTGDLYFGQPSQPRERRSVYVDALAPGESHSISVQVGATTGISPGSYPIAVDVSYETPDGVAETSETLSTGVRVEPERSFDVRDLSTQSFRVDESEATVRATVVNTGDVAARNVVVRAQGPEPLQATGPEAAVGDLGPGESTSAQFTFAVPADAEPGSLSLSFAVEYENTDGDLRRLDEPIRRAVTLDAERDAFEVVGVNTSVTSGGEGTLAVTVRYNGDQPVSNANAKVFVNDPLSSADDDAFLGSFEPGETRTAEFSVAAGGSAMAKAYPASVEIRYDDPGGNSKLADGLQFGVPIDEPSGGLPIGYVGAGMGVLVLAGGVFVWQRQRR from the coding sequence ATGAAGGTGCGTATTCTCGCGGCCCTCGTCGTCCTCTCTGTCGTCGTCGGCGCACAGCCCGTCGCGGCCGAGCAGGTCATCGGCCAGCCGGAGATCGATCTCTCCGTCCAGGACAACCGTATCGGCCCCGGCGAACGGACCACGCTCGACATCGCGGTGTCGAACGACGGCACCCTCCAGCGGGGTGGCCCGGCGGCGCTCGAACAGCGGATCAAAACCGCCCGCGGGCTCACCGTCGACATCCGCGAAGACCGGATCGACGCCCCGATCGAGGTCAAATCAGGGAGCGTGACGCTCGGGAGCCTCCCCGACGGCGCGGTCGGCACGGCGTCGTTCCAGCTGGAGACCGGCGAGTCGCTCCAGCCCGGCACGTACGAGATCCCGGTCGAGATCAGCTACTCGCTCACCCGGAGCGCGGACTACACCGAGAGTCGGTCGCCGCCGGGGTACACTGACGTCTCCTACGCGGGCTCGTTCCGCCGGCAGACCACGACGATCACGCTCGTTGTCGACGAGGAGGCGCGGTTCGAGATCGTCCCCACAGAGGGCAACGCCGTCGTCGCGGGCGACACCAGTAGCTTCGAGTTCGGCCTGCGGAACGTCGGCTCCGAGACCGCTCGGTCGGCGACGGTGTCGCTGTCGACCCGGACGGGTGACCTCTACTTCGGCCAGCCGTCCCAGCCGCGCGAGCGCCGCTCGGTCTACGTCGATGCGCTCGCGCCCGGCGAGTCACACTCGATCAGCGTCCAGGTGGGCGCGACGACCGGGATCTCGCCCGGGAGCTACCCGATCGCCGTCGACGTGTCGTACGAGACCCCCGACGGCGTGGCCGAGACCTCTGAGACGCTGTCGACGGGCGTCCGGGTCGAGCCCGAACGCTCGTTCGACGTCCGCGACCTCTCGACGCAGTCGTTCCGCGTCGACGAGTCGGAGGCGACCGTCCGCGCCACGGTCGTCAACACGGGTGACGTGGCCGCACGGAACGTAGTGGTGCGCGCGCAGGGGCCGGAGCCGCTCCAGGCGACCGGACCCGAGGCGGCCGTCGGCGACCTCGGCCCCGGTGAGTCCACGTCGGCGCAGTTCACTTTCGCCGTCCCGGCCGACGCCGAGCCGGGCTCGCTGTCGCTGTCGTTCGCGGTCGAGTACGAGAACACCGACGGTGATCTCCGCCGGCTCGACGAGCCGATCCGCCGGGCAGTCACGCTCGACGCCGAACGCGACGCCTTCGAGGTCGTGGGCGTCAACACGTCGGTCACCTCGGGCGGCGAGGGGACCCTCGCGGTGACGGTCCGCTACAACGGCGACCAGCCGGTCTCGAACGCCAACGCGAAGGTGTTCGTGAACGATCCGCTCTCGTCGGCCGACGACGACGCCTTCCTCGGCTCGTTCGAGCCGGGCGAGACGCGGACTGCGGAGTTCTCGGTCGCCGCGGGCGGATCGGCGATGGCCAAGGCGTACCCCGCCTCGGTCGAGATCCGCTACGACGACCCGGGCGGGAACTCGAAGCTGGCCGACGGGCTCCAGTTCGGCGTCCCCATCGATGAGCCATCGGGCGGGCTGCCGATCGGCTACGTCGGTGCCGGGATGGGCGTGCTCGTGCTCGCGGGCGGCGTCTTCGTCTGGCAGCGACAGCGGAGGTGA